One genomic segment of Thermomicrobiales bacterium includes these proteins:
- a CDS encoding DUF1801 domain-containing protein, translating into MSAKRIAAIDDYLASLDAVKAETVGTVVDTILTEFPETESVIAWNVPHVKLGKDYLFGISAAKNHLSLNPWSQRVISEFRTRLEPEYVVLQSIFQVPVDWEVDRELLADLVRARIAELDRS; encoded by the coding sequence TTGAGCGCGAAGCGGATTGCGGCCATCGATGATTACCTGGCGTCACTGGACGCCGTGAAAGCCGAGACAGTCGGGACGGTGGTCGACACGATCCTTACGGAATTTCCGGAAACGGAATCGGTCATTGCCTGGAACGTGCCGCATGTCAAACTCGGCAAGGACTATCTGTTCGGTATCAGCGCTGCGAAGAACCATCTCTCGCTGAATCCATGGAGCCAGCGCGTGATTTCGGAGTTTCGGACGCGCCTCGAACCGGAGTATGTCGTGCTGCAATCGATCTTCCAGGTGCCGGTCGATTGGGAGGTCGATCGTGAATTGCTGGCCGATCTGGTGCGCGCGCGGATTGCCGAACTGGATCGTTCGTAA
- a CDS encoding cupin domain-containing protein, with protein MAKREQLVFETVHLPAEVTVLAPDTSEIRVLLRNEHASMAHGTLPVGGMSLAIKHRTVHEIWYILGGEGELWRRTAQQEEVVHLRAGVVATIPVGAEFQFRTLGEEPLRFIMCTTPPWPGNDEAVLVEGVWVLSTES; from the coding sequence ATGGCGAAGCGCGAGCAACTGGTCTTCGAAACCGTGCATCTCCCGGCCGAGGTCACCGTGCTGGCCCCGGACACATCGGAGATTCGCGTATTGCTGCGCAACGAGCATGCCAGCATGGCGCACGGCACGTTGCCGGTGGGCGGAATGTCGCTGGCGATCAAGCACCGGACCGTGCATGAGATCTGGTACATCCTCGGTGGTGAAGGCGAGCTCTGGCGGCGAACAGCGCAGCAAGAAGAAGTCGTGCACCTGCGCGCCGGGGTCGTGGCAACGATTCCGGTCGGGGCGGAGTTCCAGTTCCGCACGCTTGGGGAGGAACCGTTGCGCTTCATCATGTGCACCACGCCGCCATGGCCCGGAAACGACGAGGCGGTGCTCGTAGAGGGCGTATGGGTGCTCAGTACGGAATCGTGA
- a CDS encoding queuosine salvage family protein yields MFDGSIGPDSLRVLRSTRPLIEHSRSVSIDQNAVEAAADLLANARLAPPEWETGIHFRDDTWRTAAWVLVLDALNFCFWSWAGDLDERWTVDYEGTRYDGYWALVAALRKAIDRGQPLWDAGYLLTAPDAELIAIFAPAEPDGVPIPQLERRVAHLREAGTGLRATPIEKLIADANGSAVALAESVRRRFPSFDDVVWVDGREIRFLKRAQILIADLHGAFGGQGLGAFHDLHELTAFADYKVPQVLRRFDVLRYTPELEAALHARQLIPANSPWELEIRAATIWACELIRQALERRGTPLMAMEIDWALWLTGQDLPAGTEPYHRTPTIFY; encoded by the coding sequence ATGTTCGACGGTAGTATCGGTCCAGATTCGCTGCGTGTCTTGCGGTCCACCCGTCCGCTGATCGAGCATTCCCGCTCGGTCTCCATCGACCAGAACGCTGTCGAAGCCGCCGCCGATCTGCTGGCCAATGCCAGGCTCGCCCCGCCGGAATGGGAAACGGGCATCCATTTCCGCGACGACACCTGGCGTACGGCTGCCTGGGTGCTGGTGCTCGATGCGCTCAACTTCTGCTTCTGGAGCTGGGCGGGAGACCTCGACGAGCGCTGGACGGTCGACTACGAGGGAACGCGTTACGACGGCTACTGGGCGCTGGTCGCCGCCCTGCGCAAGGCGATCGACCGCGGCCAACCGCTCTGGGATGCCGGTTATCTGCTGACCGCTCCGGATGCGGAACTGATCGCCATCTTTGCTCCTGCCGAACCCGATGGCGTGCCCATTCCGCAACTGGAACGCCGCGTCGCGCATCTGCGCGAAGCGGGTACGGGACTACGCGCCACCCCCATCGAGAAGCTGATCGCGGACGCCAACGGTTCCGCCGTCGCTCTGGCGGAATCCGTCCGCCGCCGCTTTCCTTCCTTCGACGATGTGGTCTGGGTCGACGGTCGTGAGATCCGCTTCCTCAAGCGCGCCCAGATCCTGATTGCCGATCTGCATGGCGCCTTTGGGGGCCAGGGACTCGGCGCGTTCCACGATCTGCACGAGCTGACCGCCTTTGCCGACTACAAGGTCCCGCAGGTGCTGCGCCGTTTCGACGTTCTGCGCTACACCCCGGAATTGGAAGCCGCGCTTCACGCCCGCCAGCTCATTCCCGCCAACAGCCCGTGGGAGCTGGAAATCCGCGCCGCCACCATCTGGGCGTGCGAGCTCATCCGCCAGGCGCTGGAACGCCGCGGCACGCCCCTCATGGCCATGGAGATCGACTGGGCCCTCTGGCTCACCGGCCAGGATCTCCCCGCCGGCACGGAGCCGTATCACCGCACCCCGACCATCTTCTATTAA
- a CDS encoding TA system VapC family ribonuclease toxin: MALVIPAHAHHTIVRDWLETVADAASVYFCRVTQQTFLRLLTNGSVVGAYGVQPLSNEQAWSYYQSLLADDRIAFLHQEPAGLEDRWKQFTLRDSPSPKLWMDAYLAAFALAGGYRFVTIDKAFSQFDGLNLTLLRAADS; encoded by the coding sequence TTGGCACTGGTCATCCCTGCACACGCGCACCACACCATCGTTCGAGACTGGCTCGAGACCGTTGCCGATGCCGCATCGGTGTACTTTTGCCGTGTAACACAGCAGACATTTCTCCGGCTTCTCACCAATGGCTCCGTCGTGGGCGCGTATGGTGTTCAGCCCCTGAGCAACGAGCAAGCCTGGTCCTACTACCAGTCGCTCCTCGCCGACGACCGGATCGCTTTCCTCCACCAGGAGCCCGCGGGGCTGGAAGATCGCTGGAAGCAATTCACGTTGCGAGATTCGCCCTCCCCAAAGCTCTGGATGGACGCATATCTGGCCGCGTTTGCGCTGGCTGGCGGCTATCGGTTCGTCACGATCGACAAGGCGTTCTCGCAATTCGATGGCCTGAATCTCACCCTGCTTCGCGCCGCTGACTCCTGA
- a CDS encoding GAP family protein yields the protein MGEVIGQLLPTAVGVMLSPLPIVGVILMLLSRKAKVNGPAFLIGWLVGLAIVVGGIVAFVDPDKLNKSDGDPSTLSGVLHLALGVLLLLLAVKQFKGRPAKGEDPEMPKWMAKMQDASPIFAFGMGAFLSGLNPKNLIFDIAAAASIVAANLGSTEQIVAVVVFMILASLTVGIPVLWFLVAGESAKAKLDTLRGYLVEYNWVIMCVLFLILGVKIIGESLPAFFD from the coding sequence ATGGGTGAGGTTATTGGGCAATTGCTTCCCACCGCGGTCGGTGTGATGCTCAGTCCGCTGCCGATCGTCGGCGTCATCCTGATGCTCTTGTCCAGGAAGGCCAAGGTCAACGGGCCTGCGTTCCTGATCGGCTGGCTGGTGGGGCTCGCCATCGTGGTTGGCGGTATCGTCGCTTTTGTCGATCCCGACAAACTCAACAAGAGTGACGGCGATCCCAGCACGCTTTCTGGCGTTCTGCATCTTGCGTTGGGTGTGCTTTTGCTCCTGCTGGCCGTCAAGCAGTTCAAAGGCCGGCCGGCCAAGGGCGAAGACCCCGAAATGCCGAAATGGATGGCCAAGATGCAGGACGCGTCGCCCATCTTCGCCTTCGGCATGGGCGCGTTTCTCTCGGGTCTCAACCCCAAGAACCTCATCTTCGATATCGCCGCGGCCGCGTCGATTGTGGCAGCAAATCTCGGCTCGACCGAGCAGATCGTCGCCGTGGTGGTCTTCATGATCCTGGCCTCGCTCACTGTCGGCATCCCGGTCCTTTGGTTCCTGGTCGCCGGGGAGAGCGCCAAGGCCAAGCTGGACACCCTGCGCGGATACCTCGTCGAATACAACTGGGTCATCATGTGCGTTCTCTTCCTCATCCTCGGCGTCAAGATCATCGGCGAGTCCTTGCCGGCGTTCTTCGACTGA
- a CDS encoding DUF1214 domain-containing protein produces the protein MSVTKVNADNFPRVESDHMFAAILKDNGGEIGKWMHNREPTPLDHQPVIRQNRDTLYSALIADISKGGTLTIPDGGDRYLSVMVVNQDHFINQVFHDAGTYELTVDDFDTPYVLLAARILVDPANPDDVVEVNALQDKLVFEAKSNEPFTSPEYDGESYSRTRAALLELARDLDGFNRAFGRKEDVDPVRYLIGSAAGWGGLPDTEAQYLNVDPGLPLGEYKIDVGNVPVDAFWSISLYNKDGYFEPNKRNLNSVNSITAVKNQDGTITVNFGVSDDDKPNYFPIMEGWNYMVRLYRPHQEIIDGSWNFPAIQPA, from the coding sequence ATGAGCGTTACCAAAGTCAATGCCGACAATTTCCCCCGGGTGGAATCCGACCACATGTTCGCCGCGATCCTAAAGGACAACGGCGGCGAAATCGGGAAGTGGATGCACAACCGCGAGCCAACCCCGCTCGACCACCAGCCAGTCATCCGTCAAAACCGCGACACGCTCTACAGCGCCCTGATCGCCGATATCAGCAAGGGCGGCACGCTGACCATCCCGGATGGCGGCGACCGCTACCTCTCGGTGATGGTGGTCAATCAAGACCACTTCATCAATCAGGTGTTTCACGATGCCGGAACGTATGAGTTGACCGTCGACGACTTCGATACGCCCTATGTGTTGCTCGCCGCACGCATCCTGGTCGACCCGGCCAACCCGGATGATGTTGTGGAAGTCAACGCCTTGCAGGACAAGTTGGTTTTCGAAGCCAAATCGAACGAGCCATTCACCAGCCCGGAGTACGACGGCGAATCCTATAGTCGGACTCGCGCGGCGCTTCTGGAACTAGCCCGGGATCTCGACGGTTTCAATAGAGCGTTTGGCCGGAAAGAAGATGTCGATCCCGTCCGGTATCTCATCGGCAGCGCGGCAGGCTGGGGTGGATTGCCGGACACCGAAGCGCAATACCTCAATGTCGATCCCGGCTTGCCGCTCGGCGAATACAAGATCGACGTGGGTAACGTTCCGGTCGATGCGTTCTGGTCGATTTCCCTCTACAACAAAGACGGCTATTTCGAGCCGAACAAGCGTAACCTCAACAGCGTCAACAGCATCACCGCCGTGAAGAACCAGGACGGCACGATCACCGTCAACTTCGGCGTGAGCGATGATGACAAACCAAACTACTTCCCCATCATGGAGGGGTGGAACTACATGGTGCGGCTCTATCGACCGCATCAGGAAATCATCGACGGCTCCTGGAACTTCCCAGCGATCCAGCCTGCATAG